A window of the Ostrea edulis chromosome 1, xbOstEdul1.1, whole genome shotgun sequence genome harbors these coding sequences:
- the LOC125651876 gene encoding uncharacterized protein LOC125651876, whose product MGYLIIFVLFHLAVIVIADNAVVEFHIERNHDKKPCTYFESNRVAVAVEGLINCTWYAPKACCKRTEVTSVFADMPPLYGASKDCTNHMNYMMCYFCAPDQVHWYHKEENKKVHVCIDFCKSLYHHCQGAIHDGKRIGDVYQNGSSFCEGQSFHVIDGKQNCFKFDPTVFDNANKVSSIMFWILMLNLFSQRFL is encoded by the exons ATGGGTTACTTGATCATATTTGTCCTCTTTCACCTTGCAGTCATAGTGATTGCCGATAATGCAGTTGTTGAATTTCACATCGAACGGAATCACGACAAGAAACCCTGCACTTATTTTG AGAGTAACCGAGTTGCTGTAGCAGTCGAGGGGTTGATAAATTGTACTTGGTATGCCCCCAAAGCCTGCTGCAAACGTACAGAAGTTACCTCTGTGTTCGCTGATATGCCACCTTTGTATGGAGCCTCTAAAGACTGCACCAATCACATGAACTACATGATGTGCTATTTTTGTGCACCGGATCAAGTGCACTGGTATCATAA agaagaaaataaaaaagttcATGTATGCATTGACTTTTGCAAGTCTCTTTATCATCATTGCCAAGGCGCCATTCATGATGGGAAAAGAATAG GTGATGTCTATCAGAACGGATCATCCTTCTGTGAGGGACAGAGTTTCCATGTGATTGATGGAAAACAGAACTGCTTCAAGTTTGATCCCACTGTTTTTGACAATGCCAATAAGGTCTCAAGCATCATGTTCTGGATTTTAATGTTAAATCTTTTCTCTCAGAGATTTCTGTAA